The following nucleotide sequence is from Pectinophora gossypiella chromosome 17, ilPecGoss1.1, whole genome shotgun sequence.
TAAACTTATGTCTGCGCTCCCTTGAagctccctcattcagcgcttatcgctatcgacccactagggtcgattaattctttcaaatatttttcctctcagacgacgccctgagccgagggttcgcgcccaactgggcaccctcaggcctgttgtcttaaacgttgtaccgggtgagagccttcagcgctccccatttgtccggccaagtagttaatgccatctgcggcaaatctacaataagtcacgtcaaaaaaaaaaaaaaaataacgttcCCAAACACAGATgacgctgtccagatttaacgtaataattacctattttctcattactcggatacataattactCAAAAATATTCGGGCATTTAGCTGTTCtcagctcggtgaggcgtgggtacttagttcatacatAGTGGGTACGACCTcaaagaaataacaaaaaaatagaccataatatttttatataaaaggtATGTTTATTTACAAgatttataatacaaaaaataacagGTAACGACTAATTTGAACACATACTGGCCTCTTCGTCCTGACCTCAGCCacatttaaaacaataagtacaaaaaaaaatacaaaatggcggttTTAGTAATATTAACTAATTATTTGCTGCTTAATAACCGTTGTCTGCGTCGTAGCTGCTCCTGCCGCTGTTGTATTGAGCtgtaatataaaacaatagGTTAATTACTAAATATGAAATTCGTAGTTATAAGCTTCGGGTGCGCCTGCAGTATTATAAAAAGCAAAGGAAAATTAGCATCGCATTGTAACGTTGCTATTGTAAATATGTCAGGcgtaaaacaaacaattattttatgttactatCTTGTGACAAACCATGAGGCCCGATGCGTCGGGATCGGGCAGTTTAATACATTTAGCCATTCTTCCAAGTTCGTAGTTGTCATTGAGCGACCGTGACATGGTCCGTGCTCCGGATGGCACGtcaagcagttggtcccggctactatttacctaataaatatgtagtcgttacatgagccatgtcacgggtctttggcagctcaatagtaaccctgataccagggttgacgaggttgggcagtgatctcacaacccaaatGTCTCATAAAGACAAGAAGACGAACCGACCGAAAAGGTTCGTAAAACAATTCATAGATTACTTACCTCCATTCCCAGCGGTAAGCTGCAGACTCTTCAAGATGGCTTCAGGGATGGGAGGAGGGGTAGGCAAATGAGCTCCCTGGGGCTGGAAGCCGTTCTCGTCGGCGGTGTAAGTTACGGTGTAGGTCTGACCATCATCACCTACATAGGAGTACGATCCTGATACCTGGAGGGAGCCTTCCTCGGGCTTCGCGCCGGGAAGCACGCGGCCTGTTGGAGAGACAAAAAGTTTGTTAAGTTTGTACGGGTGAGGTCCTCAACAAGCATTTCAATGCAGTAAGcaaggcaagtcacagggaatgtaacctggaacctgatggAGGGCAGAagaaactgtcagtactattcagaggtagAGGACAGGAGACTAATCTGGacgctatcccactcgcgtcagacggaGTACTGCAGCAAGACAagcgggaaaccactgccctatttttccctaaaaagtagcatggataatgctacaccgacaagagcgcacaCTTccattctatctatctatcacacTTCAAccgggttgcataccagtgaaatacttatttttttcagccagattattcatttattgacacattcattttaaaattaacagctgttagTCACCCGTCCCtgtccttttcggtggataagaatatgacaggtttaaggccaggcgcgcactacgagtttttcgccgcgcggtaGAAAAGACCAGCGgtataatgtcgcactgtaatgtTGCGCCGCTGCGGCGCCGGCGACCCTGCCATTAAGTGCGcgtaatacaatttaaaacagtTTGATgcagaattacagtgcgacattatgccgctgctttttttcTGCCGCGCAGCGAAAAattcgtagtgcgcgcctgccctaacttataataaaattagaaggtgttcgcaggaattggggccaataGCTCCCTAATTCTCACCTTAAATTCATCATTagttttgggaacgtagcctagaaagtccctgattgccgTTCACTCCATAATCCGGTttatactaataatataaataccttACTTTACCTTTATTGCACATCATTTTTCCCTATAAATGCAACTTCTAACCTCAGCTGGTTTTATTCATCTGATTGGCAGATGTTCACAACACAAAGCTAAGTGATTCACTTATTAAATCCAAATTAGGTTGTAGATCTTCAACTTGCCACGTTAGGTAATACTAGGTGTATTAGGAAAAATATGCATCCTTTTTAAGCTTATGAAGACTAGTTTAATTTATGGGACAAACATAAAAAGGTGCTTGGATAGATGAACGACGTTTTCCTGACAGATCGGTTCGAATCGACTAGGGTTTTTAACCGCTGAATTCAACTTCATgaatttaaattcatgtttggttatcagggatttgtgcccgttttaatggcaatagggtcgCTCCTCATAAGGGACTTAAACATGACTTACCAGAAGTCGGTATATTTACTATAAATTTCTGTCTTATGatatacagacgtgatgctttgttatgttcTACAATAACGTTGTATTGTCATGAAGTAAGTATACTAATAATtcaaacaagcatttaacaggaaaaaatacattttgaaaaaaaaacatatcattaaaaataaggaaccggtttattaaatcatacatttggagcattgcactctatggaagtgaaacgtggactatgaccggaagcgtttgagatgtggtgttggcgaaggatggagggtaaaagctggactgaaatggtgtcaaatgaaaaaatgctggaaagagttgaagaaaggagaacctcatttatgacaaacatcatagaaggaaaaattgaagggaagagaggaaagggtagacctaggagaacatttatgaaacaaataaaagagaaagtgcaggtcgtgtcgtatcaggaggtgaaggttttggcgggaagaagagaggaatggcgattactccaccgacaagagcgcagctcttaaataaagagagagagagagaagtatacTAATATTAGATCATATTGGTGCAATATAATTTCGTTGCCGATAACAATGCGAAATGTGGTCACATTTCAAAATTATATCTTGTGGTGACAATGAACATTATTACAGTGTATTACAATAGATACCAGAGAAAAAAAACAAGTCATTAGTATGATTCCTCTTTTGGGCTTTGTTGAACTACAACTTGTCAGAAGGCGATATAAAGTGTGATATCGCAGTCGATAAAAGTATGAAAACGATGCATCAAACGAAAATATTATGTACTCGtaaccgtgacgtcatagaaacacgCTGTAAAATATCGAACTTAAAGATAAcgttttaattagttttaaatttggtgtaatttatttttgacctaggaaattaaACTACCCAACGTCTCTGCCTATCCCGATGGGAAGTAAGCGTGATGAGTTTGCGTGTGTGTGGtgtatatgtcgcagtcggatagtataatccgctgtattacattacggctagctgttttcaaaaacagggctgttttgtaatgcggcggttcaacgattagcCGTATTGTCATTGCGATACGTTtaattattccgagttaatatcaagtggaattttccgaactcagaatcatgagccgaatcatctcccttagtattcgttacggtatcaatTACAACCTGTATGTATACAATGTAAATATTCTTACCTTCTTGTTCAGCCTTAGTTCCGTCGCTAGTCTCATACGCATAATGAAAACCATCTTCGGTGATCTCATTCTCATACTTCAGGATTTCAGCTTGATTCTGGTTCTGACCCTGAGCGTAGTTCTGGTTCTGACCCTGAGCGTAGTTCTGGCTCTGTCCCTGATAATTCTGGGATTGGTCCTGAGAGAAGGGGGCTTGGAGGCCTGCGCTGGCACCTCCAGAAGACCTGGAGTGAGGAGGCAGGTAGACGTTGCCGTCCAGACGGGCTGATGCCGCCACTGAAGCCAAGGCGAGGACGATGAACTGGAATTCAAAAATGGATTGGATGAGTACATATACAGGGTcgacataatatcagcgtcgttgTTCACGCCACGATGCTGAGttaggcccttttatctcaggacgtccaccaccgcctTATAATAATTTCGTCAAaaatccgtcttgcttttttgtaattgtaattgtgtaattggaaatttgatatgatgttattgtctttttttttgtgtggcgcccttttataataaactatttcttttctattctatatacACTTATGACGATAGAGATAgactaatatattaaaaaggtaATGTTTGTAAGTTAGTTTGTAGGAACTACTAGATcgatttttaccgacttcaaaaaaggaggagcttctcaattcgaccgtatattttatttttatttattttaaaattattttcgtcGACGTCGCAGTAGACTTCTCGGTGTCCTCGAAGCAGAAGGCGGGGAGACGCCTTCGGGGCGAGGCTCCTTTATATATCAGGCAAAGAGGTCCTCGctcgaaatatgcacaaaacgaaatgTTTCACTAAGGCAGCGGTCGTATTATAAAACATTCCGCGttattcattgcttctttggtatcgtgCATCCACAACGagcgcttgtgttactatgTAGTGAACGACAGGTAAATCGATAAAGCGATCCAGTCAGAATGTCTTGGTGCAGCTTCACACGCCAACGTGAGTTAACAGGTGACATGCGGACTATTGTAATTTAATGCTGTGAgcatagatataaaaaaaagaaataaaaaagtgttttcttttttataaatctaTCGATTTTTTATGCATTTTATAGTTTTACTGGAATCAAGTATTGAACGCACTGAGAACTTAAGggttacaatggccccgattcctgcagatatctcttaattttactttaagttatacctgtcattttcttatccgccgaaaaggaaagggacggatgattgacagctcttaattttaggaagaatgagtaaataaatgaataacccgggcgaatttttagacggttgttttagatttgtgcttaaaattgacgtgtgttccataaattttatgcttgtcgattacccgtccctttccttttcggcggataagaaaatgacagatataacctaaaataaaattagatggtatttacaggaattagcaccaatgtcaccTATTGTGTTTAATGTTGTGTAAACCACAAATATATTAccacaaatattatcacaaatATTGTGTAGATCCCTTGTTTCTGTAGTCTGTGGTTTACacaatattaaatacaataGGTGACACAACTCTTATGTTCAAAGTGCGTGCAATACTGGATTCCAGTAAAACTTTAAAGTTGCAAGAAAGTTCGAtagatttataaaaaagaaaatattttttttatttccaggaTGTGTAAGACGAGAAAACTACAAAATCTGAAGGAAAAtcgacataagctcacggctatatcctaactggggtagtcagaggaacatccatcgcaagatgaaaccaagctttctgtttccaaagtgataggtggtgagccgtatcgccgtctatatacTTATTGGTCgagcaaactgtgttagtgaaatctgcactaattttattgatatatatataatgatccctgacagggtaggcagaggtgggTAGTGCACCCAATCTTCACCagatatatttaagtcccatggaaTAGGGGGCGAGCTTATGCCAATAACCGGGCGTAGATCCTgtaaatcacgtgatatcaattgggtcaggtacagtcatgagcaataacatgtacccactttagaaccctgtcgcactatcatatttgacatttaatgagacttatggttgaatttttcaaaaaagttaatgtgacatgatttcaaagtgtatgtacatattagtacctcgtgaccgtactaggttcagaataaattatgacattctgattactaaataaagacagatctagaataaacgaaaaatatattctttttactatttaacttatttatgaattttaaccaagaacaacgtaataataagtccgacattttgtcactttgtgCTATTTCATTgaaaaatccatagtaatttgtgtttggacttttagtaaaaagtaacttcttctcttcttatcgtgtgggttgtgaggtggaataccagcctcaacaaccctggtatcagggttattattgagccgtcaaaggcctctgacatggctcatgtaacgattactcacttacatcagtaagtagtaaccgggaccaacgccttaacgagccttccaaagcacggatcatcttactttcggacaatcaggtgatcagcctgtaatgtcctaaccaaactagggatcacaaagtgattcgtagtgaaaagtaactgatttgactagttggaaactagcctattatctatgatccaaacatgaattcaaacttgtCACATTACGATATAGTGATGGTTCTTCGAACACGGCCATCACAGATTGGCTGAAAATACTTGTAAGTATGCAAATGAAAGTTAGACAAAATGTTATGAAATACCACTAGgtaggtaatataataacatagttGATATTTGCGACTTGCTAAATACATTGGAAGAATGTTAGCTTACCTAACTTAGGTATTTCTTTCTGTCCTTCAAATAACAGTGATGATTGAATGACTAGAAGGCACATACTGGTAGAAAAAAtcatgtaagcgcctttttgaaaaatcaaattcggatatgtgatttttgttaataaaacctcACAATAGGAACGTTTTAATCCCGGTAAAAATTAAGTTGCATCGAGTACCAATACTGGAAACAACATGATAGCAATtatctattatccaaacatgaattcaaactcataaagtcgaattcagtggtttagacgcCAAGCCGGGATTCATACccgtctcttctatcgtgtcggttgtgagctggattaccaacctcatcaaccctggtgtcagggttatcattgagccgccaaaggcccctgacaactcatgtaacgattactcacttacaccagtaagtagtaaccgagaccaacggcttaacatgccttccgaagcacgggtcatcttacttttggacaatcaggtgatcagcctgtaatgtcctaaccaaactagggatcacaaagtaatttttgtgatatgtccccaccgggattcgaacccgggacctccggatcgtgagcccaacgctcaaccagtggaccacagaggccattcgaacccgtgaccctacgatgtaagtcaggcgttctccgaacaggatcACGTTTTTATTACGGTTTCGGGTCACTGAATTTAACACACTTATTAACACTTCCCGAAAATTGGACATGAAAAGTAACTGCATTGTAAGTAAGAAATCACTCGcgatttgtaatttaaaaatcGAATTTACACTGTCCTGTATatagaactttaaaaaaataaaatctattttattttatctaaaattctaaatttgaaaatactgactgaagttaaaaataaaatccttCGAACGCTCGAGAGCTTCGAAATTTAAACCGTTTTCTATCACTAATAATAtaactaataattttattatcacatTTATCACTTTAACATAAATGATAGATAAACAAAATACTAACGTATTTCATGTTGCTTTACTTGTTGCGGGTATGGCAGATGAGTAAATGATGATAGTGAGTGCATCCTCAATGCTTATATACCACTCTCAATACGAATGTAAGGGGTCTGTAGTGTATTACGTAGCGAACTgtgaattttattttgattggTAATGGTAAGTGCGTATTGTCGTAGGTTTTGAAAGATGGCCGCTTGAAAACATTGACATTGCTCTAAAAAAATGGTTCAAGGACGGTGAAAGTGAATAGATATGTAgtgcgtgttttttttttttaaataaaatgtgtgaAAATTTATTGTACTACTAAAAATTATTCTATTGTGTAAGTGTATTAATTCGTCCACGTGGATTTTGGTTAAGTGCGCGGCAATTTCTTTTTCAGCCCCCGTTTTTATCCCTTTAGGGGCTCTTCTactgctatcgtgtgggttgtgaggtggattaccaacctcatcaaccctggggtttctattgaaccgccaaaggcccctgacatgacccattaacgacaacgtacttacattattaagtagtaaccgggaccaacggcttaaagtgccttccgaagcacggaacgtcttactttcggacaatcaggtgatcagcctagaatgtcctaaccaaacaagggatcacaaagtgatttttctgatatgtccccactgggattcgaggGGCTGATTTTCGGGATAAAAACAAACTTTGTTGGACCTTAAACCCGCCTTCCCTGGGTCGTGAGTCGTCCTTTCCTGGGTTTTAAACTATCTCTATATTCTTTCATCAAAATTGGTTCAGCGGCTTAAGTGTGAAATGGTAAcaaacagacagagttacttttacATTTATGAATGGTCACGagcgttaatatgtatacactttggtaccatgtcacattaacttttttgacaaattgaactgtaagtctcactaaatgtcaaatatgttagtgcgacagagtcctaagtgggtacattattattattattgctcatgactgaacattGCTTTTACAGACTGAGGGTGTGTGAGGGTGGAAAgttgtgttctttctaacataatcattttataatttatcattatgGGCGATGAGCTGGTGAGGTGTTTAcgattcatgttatttttattaaaactgcAACAGGATTTCTGATTATATTATACtcgtgtatgtatatatgtagtcATAATATTGGCATTAACAtgacgagtattaatatgtatacactttgaaaccatgtctcattaacttttttggcaaatgaaaccgtaagctCTTTCAATGTCAAATGttatagtgcgatagggttctaaagtgggtacataatattgctcatgactgtacgtaggtACATAGACATCCCCTTGATCGGACTATTAGAACCTTACATTCCAATTTTCGCATTCCCTTCCACGATCGAATTTATCAACGGTATTTAGAGTTGAAATTGGTGTAACTTGCCGCATCGCCGTCTTTTTTCGACCTCTGACATTTTTTATTGCAActacactggcctgcaaaaGTAGACAtagttttgcaaaaaaaaaataatagcttTTTAATTATAGAAGAtaaactttcgaaataaaaatggTGGACTCTGGACATATCAACAGTAGCAAGGatgattccaaattcaaaataaagctgataaaattaccaaaaaccaaaaaattaccaaatttatttattgttaattattatctttaaaatgtttttttttttattttaaatctctaacttctatagaatagaaaaaaaataaagttgaaaagtatagtacctatctaatatatttaattttgcagtgtattacaaaattaattcaaatttaatCTATCAAAGTTACCTTACGTTCCAATTGTTAgttgtatgtaaaaaaatatatacataaactcacacccatcATTCCTAATAGGATGTCAGAGCTACAAATAATCATAACACAACTTACAGCATCCCAATACATCCTGGTGTACCTCAGAATGTGACCTCAGGATGTCCTCAGGGCGTGACCTCAGGATGAGACCTCGGGGTTTTACCTCAGGGTGTGACTTCAAGGTGTGACCTCAGGGTGTGACCTCAGGGTGTTACCTCAGGGTGTGACCTCAGGGTGTGACTATAGGTACTGTTAGATATAAAATAATCgttcgacctaatatcgactgatacgtaACTATGCTAATGATCGTCACAATAGagtttacgtactttgacagatctaattcttacggCGCATtcagaaaattttaaattgttatattaatacaatcaataattgtactgaactagtcattctgtttaatagtacctaGGTATAAAGTAAAACAGCACGGTTCATGATAAATTGGTGGACTCTGGACATATCAACAGTAGCAAGGATTTATCTAATGGTTTATAACAGTCTACCGCGTGATGatcatttaattactattagcATGATATTTGATTGCATTTACataaatgtaaatatgtatTCGAGTAATATTGGGTTTATAGTAATGATATATTTACTGTTTTATATGTTTTGGGTTGCATTTTATTGGGCTaattaaataggctagtttccaactagtcaaatcagttactgtttaataaacgtcaaaacacgaaattaccatggaatttcaATGAAataacacactgtgacgtcatcgataaaCGTGATAAagtgtcggacttattattacgtttcccttgattttaattcataaataatttaaatagaagaaagaaaaggtttttcgttagttttacatctAACTttcgtaatcagaatttcatcatttatcttaaacctagtacacgactcaattTTCTAATCTGACAAAAAAGGCTTATTACGGTCACAGCCATGCACCATACAAATATCTAGTTTTTACTGTGTTTTGCCTTACGTATACTTAAGTGTGAGAGGGACAGAAAGTCGTGCGCTTACTTACTCTTTAACGTCTTATGTCCATTAAAAGCAAAGTAAGActgagcgggggtgaggtaaatccagCTCGGCATCGATACGAATTGCCGCGGGGCAGGGAGTgtccgttttatacgtagtattattctttattccatgaTACAGCAAAATTTTTTGCAAGAATCTCTCGATTTtcaaattaccaacctcatcaaccgtggtatcaaaggcccctgacaaggctcttgtaacgactacttacttacttacatcggtaagtagtaaccgggaccaacggcttaacgtgcctacgaAGCACGGAGACGGAGAATTAAAGAACATAATAAACAgacaatgcgggttggtggagatgtttttacggctaatagccgggaccaacggcttaacgtgccctccgaagcacagaatcatttagagcagcgtggtggagtatgctccataccccctccggttgattgaggggtggcctgtgcccagcagtgggacgagtataggctgtttatgtttatgtaataaacAGACAATAGGATAAATTCTCGCCTGTGGTCGCTTAAGGGGTAGTCAGCGCTACTATTCATCCATAAGTCAACTCGTACCGTAGCCACTCTTGATTCCAAGGTGGACAATAAATTGAACTTTACTGTCTTATATTCAATGTACTTTTTCAATATACCTACCATTCGTGATTTATGTATCGGGTACACGATAAATAAGGCAAGCGTGAGTCGTCCTAGCATTGACGATGGAGTAAAAGATGCATCTTAATGCCGGTTGTAGACCAGTAGCAAGTAGCAATAAATATACttgaataagtacttatttacaataagattcatTTTCTTTGGATAGTTTTAGAACCGTATATGAAACAGGAAGTCTGTAAAAAAGTTACTACAAGGTTAGAGACTACTGGTATATTTGGATATAACCGTCTGGGAGTCAATATTAGGCTGCTTAATATaactgaaattgtattttttagaaCGCCTAGGTCTCTGTgctaaggtttttcttgcagctacttttccaaAGCTATACAGGATGCGTAGCTGCAGTCGTTTTAGGTGGATGGATGCTTGCTTGCTATTTActtgtgtaaaaaaatacgattcaaaagGGAGCTGTTGCCAACAGAATTAAGGATTATTTTTGAGCTTGAGAGCTTAGCTAGGTGAGTTTTAGCTTAGCTCACATAGCTGACGCTCCATTTAAGTTCCGTAGTGATGTCACGGAAAAACACTATGGAAAATTGCGTCAACCAAGTGGGCTAAGTTTTACTAACTTGGCTACGGGCATACCCtggacaattcatacaaaacacctcgttttacacagacgctacacattgacgttatcgtacgcgcgcatctgtgtgcgtctgacgcccatacgatggaagactaaagtaaaaccgaggggtgggtgaggtaaacctagctcagccgctggttgGGAGCACAGAGTTGCCCTtccatacgtaatattattccttattctatgttatcGGTCTGCAACTGGCCTTATAGAAGGCTATGTCAAAGATAGATGCTCGTCCGTCTATTTGTGACCTTGGCAAAACGTTACctatacttatatttactttttatttttaattaatttaatgctACAGTGTAATTAGACAGGATGTTTAATAGTTCAGAAGGTAAACTTGTTGGTGTAATAGATAATGTCACTTTTTAGGCGAAAAAATTTATGATGCTTTTAAAATTGCTCATGTTAATTAGTTTACTTTGTCGTTATTTTCCGGGTTTATGTAAATGTCAGAtttattcgaaattcaaaagcCGTttatggagccgtggtagcccagttggtggaacgcttgaatcttaatttgaggtcgcaggttcgaatccagcata
It contains:
- the LOC126374231 gene encoding endocuticle structural glycoprotein SgAbd-3-like encodes the protein MKYFIVLALASVAASARLDGNVYLPPHSRSSGGASAGLQAPFSQDQSQNYQGQSQNYAQGQNQNYAQGQNQNQAEILKYENEITEDGFHYAYETSDGTKAEQEGRVLPGAKPEEGSLQVSGSYSYVGDDGQTYTVTYTADENGFQPQGAHLPTPPPIPEAILKSLQLTAGNGAQYNSGRSSYDADNGY